From Arachis stenosperma cultivar V10309 chromosome 2, arast.V10309.gnm1.PFL2, whole genome shotgun sequence, one genomic window encodes:
- the LOC130961357 gene encoding probable LRR receptor-like serine/threonine-protein kinase At5g45780: MSSQPLSPISLPPTLTTSSFPSFPFEGNGQCWFIWSSFVRNWKFEPSLNINNQLFGPIPAEIGKLSELQTLDLSSNQFVREIPSSLGLLSQLSYLRLNKNNLSEQIPPLVANLTGLSFLDLSFNNLSGPTPKILTKDYRNLIRVSTNGTISGRV, encoded by the exons ATGTCTTCTCAACCACTCTCTCCAATCTCATTGCCACCAACTCTTACCACTTCCTCATTCCCTTCATTCCCATTCGAG GGAAATGGCCAGTGTTGGTTTATCTGGAGCTCTTTCGTCAGGAATTGGAAATTTGAGCCATCTCTAAATATT AACAATCAGTTATTTGGTCCTATCCCAGCTGAGATAGGCAAGTTGTCAGAGCTTCAGACTCTAGACCTTTCCAGTAACCAGTTTGTTAGAGAAATTCCTAGTTCTTTGGGCTTATTGTCTCAACTAAGTTACTT GCGGctcaacaaaaataatttatctgAACAGATCCCTCCACTTGTTGCTAACTTGACAGGTCTTTCATTCTT GGACTTGTCATTTAATAATCTCAGTGGTCCTACTCCAAAAATTTTGACAAAAGATTACAG GAACCTTATCCGAGTGAGTACCAATGGCACAATCAGTGGCAGAGTTTGA